In one Neobacillus sp. WH10 genomic region, the following are encoded:
- a CDS encoding pyridoxal phosphate-dependent aminotransferase has product MKQIPSSDLLKSLPKQFFAGLVKKVGEYIAEGHDVINLGQGNPDQPTPEHIVAKLQEAAANPLNHKYSPFQGHRYLKQAAADFYLREYGVRIDPDKEIAILFGGKAGLVEIPQCLLNPGDIILVPDPGYPDYLSGVALAKAEMVTMPLRAQNNFLPDYRELSAEILSEAKVMFLNYPNNPTGATATAEFFEETVKLASENNFCVVHDFAYGAIGFDGEKPVSFLQVEGAKEVGIEIYTLSKTYNMAGWRVGFAVGNESVISAVELLQDHLYVSLFGAVQEAAAEALTGPQECVKELNRLYERRRNVLIDGLHSLGWNVTAPKGSFFAWLKVPDGHSSEEFANILLDQAHIMVAPGIGFGEFGEGYVRVGLLETEKRLAEAVRRISRLGILKK; this is encoded by the coding sequence GTGAAACAAATTCCATCATCAGACCTTTTGAAAAGTCTTCCTAAACAATTTTTTGCAGGGCTTGTTAAGAAGGTCGGAGAATATATAGCTGAAGGGCATGATGTGATTAATTTAGGTCAGGGTAACCCTGATCAGCCGACACCCGAACATATTGTTGCAAAGCTTCAAGAAGCAGCAGCAAATCCTCTGAACCATAAATATTCACCGTTTCAAGGACATCGTTATTTAAAACAGGCTGCAGCTGATTTTTATCTTAGAGAATACGGGGTAAGGATTGATCCTGATAAGGAAATAGCCATTTTATTTGGTGGTAAAGCAGGTCTGGTTGAAATTCCTCAGTGTTTGTTAAATCCAGGTGATATCATCCTAGTTCCAGATCCAGGCTACCCTGATTATTTGTCTGGTGTTGCATTGGCGAAAGCGGAAATGGTGACAATGCCTTTACGTGCACAAAATAATTTTTTGCCTGATTACCGTGAGCTATCTGCTGAGATTCTATCAGAGGCAAAGGTAATGTTCCTCAATTATCCGAATAATCCGACCGGGGCTACCGCCACGGCAGAATTTTTTGAGGAAACGGTTAAGTTGGCAAGTGAGAACAATTTTTGTGTGGTTCATGATTTTGCCTATGGAGCAATTGGGTTTGATGGTGAAAAACCAGTAAGCTTCCTCCAGGTTGAGGGAGCAAAAGAGGTTGGAATTGAGATTTATACTTTGTCTAAAACCTATAATATGGCAGGCTGGCGAGTAGGGTTTGCCGTTGGTAATGAGAGTGTGATTTCTGCGGTTGAACTTCTTCAAGATCATTTGTATGTAAGTTTATTTGGAGCGGTCCAGGAGGCAGCGGCGGAAGCATTGACGGGCCCTCAGGAGTGTGTTAAAGAATTAAACCGGCTTTATGAACGTAGACGAAATGTATTAATCGATGGTCTCCATTCGCTTGGATGGAATGTCACAGCACCAAAGGGATCATTTTTTGCATGGCTAAAGGTCCCAGACGGGCATTCATCCGAGGAATTCGCCAATATTCTTCTTGATCAAGCACATATTATGGTCGCACCAGGAATTGGCTTTGGTGAATTTGGCGAGGGCTATGTCCGTGTTGGTTTATTAGAAACAGAAAAGCGTTTAGCTGAAGCTGTCAGAAGAATAAGCAGGTTAGGAATTTTAAAAAAATAA
- a CDS encoding 2,3-diketo-5-methylthiopentyl-1-phosphate enolase produces MSEIIATYLLKDEKNPEKKAEEIALGLTVGTWTNLLELEQRQLRKHKGRVVSIEGLTATNEDQSLLKIAYPTINFSNDLPAILTTVFGKLSLDGKIKLLDLHFDDGLKSLFPGPRFGIEGLRQKLNVYDRPLLMSIFKGVLGKDLNFLSEQLKQQALGGVDLVKDDEILFENELTPFEARITAGKVVLKEVKEQTGHQTLYAVNLTGRTSQLKDKARKATELGADLLLFNVFSYGLDVLQELREDSEIALPIMAHPAVSGALTSSPEFGFSHSLLLGKLLRYAGADLSLFPSPYGTVALEKPLTLSIASELTKEDVFKKAFPVPSAGIHPGLVPLLIRDFGIDSVINAGGGIHGHPGGARGGAVAFRQAIETNLQGKLLIEGSDKYPELKQALQLWGNAEVIV; encoded by the coding sequence TTGAGTGAAATAATCGCTACATATCTACTAAAAGATGAAAAAAATCCAGAAAAAAAAGCAGAGGAAATTGCACTAGGATTAACGGTTGGAACATGGACGAACCTGCTAGAATTAGAGCAAAGACAATTACGCAAGCATAAAGGCAGGGTCGTTTCCATTGAGGGATTAACAGCCACAAATGAGGATCAGTCACTTCTCAAGATTGCTTATCCAACCATTAATTTTTCCAATGACCTGCCTGCAATTTTAACAACTGTTTTTGGAAAGCTTTCCTTGGATGGAAAAATTAAATTGCTAGATTTACATTTTGATGATGGGTTAAAGAGTTTGTTCCCAGGGCCAAGGTTTGGGATTGAAGGACTCCGCCAAAAACTAAATGTTTATGACAGGCCGTTGTTAATGAGCATTTTTAAAGGTGTGCTGGGCAAAGACCTTAACTTCTTATCCGAACAGCTTAAGCAGCAAGCTCTTGGCGGTGTTGATCTTGTAAAGGATGATGAAATCCTTTTTGAAAATGAATTAACGCCATTTGAAGCTAGAATTACTGCAGGTAAAGTTGTGCTGAAAGAAGTGAAGGAACAGACTGGGCACCAGACATTATACGCAGTAAATCTTACCGGACGTACATCTCAGCTAAAGGACAAAGCAAGAAAGGCCACTGAACTGGGTGCGGACCTTCTGCTATTTAATGTGTTTTCCTACGGATTAGATGTATTGCAGGAGTTGAGAGAGGATTCGGAGATAGCTCTTCCGATTATGGCCCATCCTGCTGTCAGCGGTGCATTAACCTCTTCACCTGAATTTGGCTTTTCCCATTCCTTGTTACTAGGAAAGCTTCTCCGTTATGCTGGGGCAGATTTGTCGCTGTTCCCTTCACCATATGGAACAGTTGCACTAGAAAAACCATTAACCCTTTCTATTGCAAGTGAGCTAACAAAGGAAGATGTTTTTAAAAAGGCTTTTCCTGTTCCATCAGCGGGAATTCACCCGGGACTTGTACCATTATTAATTCGTGATTTTGGCATTGACTCTGTCATCAATGCTGGCGGCGGGATACATGGACATCCGGGTGGTGCCCGGGGCGGGGCGGTTGCCTTCCGACAAGCGATTGAAACGAATCTTCAAGGGAAGCTGCTGATTGAAGGTTCCGACAAGTACCCTGAACTTAAACAGGCCTTACAGCTCTGGGGGAATGCAGAGGTGATCGTC